Proteins encoded together in one Anopheles darlingi chromosome 3, idAnoDarlMG_H_01, whole genome shotgun sequence window:
- the LOC125957433 gene encoding ADP-ribosylation factor 6, with amino-acid sequence MGKLLSKIFGNKEMRILMLGLDAAGKTTILYKLKLGQSVTTIPTVGFNVETVTYKNVKFNVWDVGGQDKIRPLWRHYYTGTQGLIFVIDCADRDRIDEARQELHRIINDREMRDAIILIFANKQDLPEAMKPHEIQEKLGLTRIRDRNWYVQPSCATTGDGLYEGLTWLTSNHKL; translated from the exons ATGGGGAAGCTTCTATCGAAGATATTCGGTAACAAGGAGATGCGAATCCTGATGCTGGGTCTAGATGCGGCCGGCAAAACAA CTATACTCTATAAGCTTAAGCTAGGCCAATCGGTAACGACAATTCCAACGGTTGGATTCAATGTGGAAACCGTCACGTACAAGAACGTCAAATTTAACGTGTGGGACGTGGGGGGACAGGACAAAATTAGACCCCTCTGGAGGCATTACTATACGG GTACGCAAGGGCTAATTTTCGTGATCGACTGTGCGGATCGCGACCGGATAGACGAGGCACGCCAGGAGCTGCACCGGATAATAAACGATCGTGAGATGCGGGACGCCATCATACTGATATTTGCGAACAAACAGGACCTGCCAGAAG CAATGAAACCTCACGAGATTCAGGAAAAGCTCGGTCTGACACGGATACGCGACCGGAACTGGTACGTGCAGCCATCCTGTGCCACCACTGGCGACGGTCTGTACGAGGGTTTGACGTGGCTAACGTCGAATCACAAGTTATGA
- the LOC125956934 gene encoding toll-like receptor Tollo, translating into MASATASVISLLVFSAVHFSVSVTPSPRVDTLRLSCAVYLPKCAYHTFITVIGDNNSVKRKELHYDMLPTIDPTAFNNVQGLDISGNPPLPRFDFFLHLHILTNLNMSHMNLSFTPAMGNIFEDLSQLTVLDLSANRITSVPNSLFANLVQLDRLDLSGNGIQLTNATLTGLKRLRWLNLASNDISNLPMGSFAALVSLDNLNLRHNRISKLDFGTFSIHRIKGFSVLDLSYNRFIDPNLSTLATLRSLNTLLLHGNDLWTIDPQVLHLLELQNLGIQNTEVKCRNLIELEAAGIELIADDGDYVYDQRNMYGIRCVL; encoded by the coding sequence ATGGCTTCAGCGACGGCCAGCGTTATCTCTCTGCTCGTGTTCAGTGCAGTGCATTTTAGTGTCTCTGTTACTCCGTCACCACGGGTAGATACCCTCCGGTTGTCATGTGCCGTTTACTTACCCAAATGTGCGTACCATACATTCATTACTGTGATAGGCGACAACAACAGTGTCAAGCGAAAGGAACTGCACTACGACATGCTGCCTACCATCGATCCGACGGCGTTCAACAATGTGCAAGGGCTGGATATTTCCGGAAACCCACCATTGCCAAGATTTGACTTCTTCCTCCATCTGCATATCCTGACAAATCTCAACATGTCACATATGAATTTGTCCTTCACGCCGGCAATGGGCAACATTTTCGAAGACCTATCGCAGCTAACCGTGCTAGATTTATCGGCAAACCGGATCACCAGCGTACCGAACAGCCTGTTTGCCAACCTCGTACAGCTCGATCGGCTCGATTTGTCCGGCAACGGGATTCAACTAACGAACGCTACCCTCACCGGGCTAAAGCGTCTTCGTTGGCTCAATCTAGCTAGCAACGATATCTCCAATCTACCGATGGGAAGTTTCGCAGCCCTGGTATCTCTCGATAATCTGAATCTTCGCCACAATCGCATATCCAAGCTGGATTTCGGAACGTTCTCGATACATCGGATAAAAGGCTTTAGCGTACTGGACCTCTCCTACAACCGCTTCATTGACCCGAACTTGAGCACACTAGCAACCTTGAGAAGTTTGAACACTTTGTTACTGCACGGTAACGACCTATGGACGATTGACCCGCAAGTCCTGCATCTGCTCGAGCTCCAGAACCTTGGCATCCAAAACACTGAAGTCAAGTGTAGAAATTTGATTGAGCTAGAGGCAGCCGGGATTGAGTTGATTGCCGATGACGGTGATTATGTCTACGACCAACGGAACATGTACGGTATTCGGTGTGTGCTCTAG